In Candidatus Omnitrophota bacterium, a genomic segment contains:
- a CDS encoding undecaprenyl/decaprenyl-phosphate alpha-N-acetylglucosaminyl 1-phosphate transferase, translating into MPYIKTITVFCAALVSSLILTPIIARFALKINFVDSPSGKKVHAKPTPLLGGVAIYFSFIFAISLTVKADRALLASLVGGTVIMVIGIIDDRFKLIPRLKLLAQFIAAIITIMMGVQVAFIKIPFLSMVFTCLWIVGMTNAFNLIDNINGLCAGIAAIASFFFGVLAFINGNFVLAATSFALMGSALGFLRYNFPKANIFMGDAGSMFLGFMLASIAVAGSWKTSSLTTSLAIPILILGYPIFDVTFVTVMRMMEGRPVSMGGKDHSSHRFAIAIMESIMRSRGKNNSKGTKLIPAIVTFAKGLRTKGEDRVLNRLAASGFKKKRGVLMLYGLSFALGLAALGMTVLGRYFDWGIMIITLILTLLFGIRLGRVRSNG; encoded by the coding sequence ATTCGCCCTCCGGCAAAAAGGTGCACGCGAAACCCACACCGCTTCTGGGAGGAGTGGCGATATATTTTTCTTTTATATTCGCCATCTCACTTACCGTCAAAGCGGATAGGGCGCTTTTAGCGTCTTTGGTAGGCGGCACAGTCATAATGGTGATAGGCATAATAGATGACAGGTTCAAATTGATACCTCGCCTGAAACTCCTGGCGCAGTTTATTGCCGCTATAATCACGATAATGATGGGCGTTCAGGTGGCGTTTATCAAAATTCCGTTTCTCAGCATGGTTTTTACCTGCCTTTGGATCGTCGGTATGACAAATGCTTTCAATCTTATAGACAATATAAACGGCCTTTGTGCGGGCATTGCCGCAATAGCGTCATTCTTTTTTGGCGTACTGGCATTTATTAACGGCAATTTCGTACTTGCGGCGACTTCTTTTGCACTTATGGGAAGCGCGCTGGGTTTTTTGAGATACAATTTTCCTAAAGCGAACATATTTATGGGAGATGCCGGCAGCATGTTTTTAGGTTTTATGCTGGCCTCAATAGCGGTAGCTGGTAGCTGGAAGACATCAAGTCTCACGACCTCTTTAGCTATACCTATACTGATACTCGGATATCCGATCTTCGATGTTACGTTTGTTACTGTAATGAGGATGATGGAGGGGCGGCCGGTATCTATGGGTGGGAAAGACCATTCTTCTCACCGTTTTGCCATAGCGATAATGGAATCAATAATGCGTTCGCGCGGGAAAAATAACTCAAAAGGAACAAAGCTTATTCCCGCAATAGTGACGTTTGCCAAAGGGCTCAGGACAAAGGGTGAAGACCGCGTCCTGAATAGGCTAGCGGCCTCAGGATTTAAGAAGAAAAGGGGCGTCCTGATGCTTTACGGTTTGAGTTTTGCTTTGGGGCTCGCCGCGCTAGGTATGACCGTATTAGGGAGGTATTTCGATTGGGGTATAATGATAATCACTCTTATCCTTACGCTTCTTTTCGGTATAAGGTTGGGGAGGGTGCGAAGCAATGGATAA